TATTGTACAAATACACCTTTCCGAATGCAAAGTTCAATCAATGACATCATCCCTGTCCCGTCCCTGTTTTCcaatcctaacctaacctattctTTTGAACTTCGCTCCTTTTGAGACCGAGTAATTTTTGATCGATTGACCTTACTTGTTGAAGTATTATCagaaattacatttttcaaagTATATTGAGATTTTCGCTTTATTGAAGTATCTCGTTATCAATTCGGTAATGTATCGTAGAAGTTTAGTGAACTTAACAAAATTAATTTATCAGGACCTGATCAAGGCCAAAACCGATAGGTGAGGATTGTTTGGAGTTTCACCTTCAAGTTGAAATTACTGTTTATCTGCACTAATAACTCCACAATTTCTAGCAGATTACCTATGAGGCCTCTGTCTAATACATCTAATTTAATTTTACCTACAATACAAGACTGTGAGTAGTACAGTGTGTAGTTTTTCGcagaaatgaattattttcgaCTTTTTACATCAGTGAAATCGAAGGAAACTAAAAAGTTGGGAATTGACCATGGCTACAAGCCTGTTCCAACTGATAGGAGTTACTTGACCAAGTATCTCCCTAAACAGGAAGACTTGCCTCCTAGAAGTATGCAGGACAGCTTTTTGGAGGGTACAATACCACTATCTTCAAATGACATTCTTCAAGAGAAGTACATCACATTTTTGGGACATGTCAGGATTGGCAGGCTTCTAGAAGATATGGACATTTTTGCAGGTGAAAATTAGAACTTTCATTTCCAATCAAATGCTTAGTTCAGTTTATCCCCATTCATATCTGAATATCATTATAATTATAGACCTAGACCTAGAAAACACCCTTAAGAACATCTTCCCCAAAAGTTGGGAAGGAATATCTCTATAATTTGAATAAAACTGTATTGAGGTCTAGATTGCTAGATTTTTATTACTTCAAATGTTTCCTTTATATTGCAGTTTTGGTTGCCTACAAGCATATTTATGCACCAACATTGCCAGATGATATTGCTTCTCCATATACTCTTGTCACAGCTGCTGTAGATCAAATTGACTTTACAGATTTTGTTCCTAAGGTGAACATATTTtattgtggttattatattcACTAATATCTCATATTCTTATAGCCAAATGAAGATATAAAATTGTCTGGTCATGTCAGCTGGGTTGGAAGGTCTTCCATGGAAGTGGTTGTTTGGCTTGAACAGATGCAACATGGTACATGGCATAAAATAACCAGAGCCTTGTTTCTAATTGCTGCTAGAGATGCTACTTGCAAAAAAGCTGCAGTTGTCAATCAGCTTGTTCCTTGCAATGACTATGAGAAACAAATGCTCGAAAGTGGGGTATCAAGAAAAAACCGAAGGAGGAAGAACATGCAAGAACATGTATCAAAGGTTGTTCCTACAGCAGAAGAACAACAGATGATTCATGACCTTTACATGTCCACTGTCAAAGAGGACGATTTATCTGCAACCAGTACTAAATTTCCTGGGGGATTGGTAGCTATGGAGAAATGTACAATCTCTAATGTGATTTTTTCCCATCCTGAAGACAGAAACTTGCACAATACAGTATTTGGTGGTTTCATCATGAGAAATGCCACGGAACTAGCTTGGATCTTAGGTTTTCAGTACAGCAAATATCGTCCCTACCTCAGGAGCATTAGTGATATCAGTTTTGACACAGCCATAGCTGTAAATTCTTTGATTCAGATGGAAGCTGTTGTGAATTATTCTCATCTCAATTTTTATCAAATAATTGTGTTTGTTAAGGTCTTGGATCCAGTTAAGGGTCAAGCATCTAAAACAAATACTTTCCATTTCACTTTCGAATCCCCAGATAGGGTTAAGCAAGTGTATCCTAAGAGTTACCATGAAGCAATGCTGTATGTTGATGGTAAGAGGCATTTTGATTTGGTTATGTCTGGTGACCATGGAAGTAAGGTAGGGGACCTAATAGagaaatataaatcaaattTGGTCAGTAAATTATAAGGGAAAAACTAATTGCACTTTTTAGTGATAAGCAGTATTACAAAGATTTGAGTGGGCTTTATATGTGATGATAATTTGTGTTGAAAGATTGTTGCCACTTTACTCATATAGTTCAATTGTTGTTTCAGGATTTACACATCTTTATTAATTGAATgcacatatttttattttatgaatgTATTTTATAGTTCCATATTATCTTTATCATCTTTATTAGTTGAAtgcatatatttttattttatgtatGAATTTCATAGTTCCATATGATTTTACTCGAATTTAAGTACGACCAAATCACTTTATTTTAACATCCACTTTTGACTTTGCCGCCGATTATATTTTTAAAAATGGATGAAAAATATCATATAGCATCATCTTACCTAAGAGCATGGATAATAATGCAACaggatcaaagattatagagttatatGATTTTTGCAACATTTCGGCGATTTTGTCTGCCATCCTAATGGGGCCTACACTTTTGCACTTGCCGAGGCAAGCAAACAAGCAGTCAACTTTCATTTGAATGAGGCATCCTGTGGGTCTATGGGaacctaacctcaaaattaTTCATATCTCAGCTCGTTTTACCTATACTTAGCAAAAATGGGTGTGGTGGGCGCTGAAGTAAACAGAGGTTTTTATGATATAAAACTTATTTCTTCATTGCTTACTCTTCATATAACTGCTCCAATTAGTCATCCAAAATTGTGATTAAAATTGAGGATTGAAAAAATGGGGATTTTTCCACATAAGTAAAAAGTGGGAAAAGAATATGTGGTGTATATTTTTGATAGATGGTGTTAAGAGCTCTATACGAATATACATTTAGA
The nucleotide sequence above comes from Coccinella septempunctata chromosome 4, icCocSept1.1, whole genome shotgun sequence. Encoded proteins:
- the LOC123311080 gene encoding acyl-coenzyme A thioesterase 9, mitochondrial-like isoform X2, which produces MYRRSLVNLTKLIYQDLIKAKTDRLPMRPLSNTSNLILPTIQDLKSKETKKLGIDHGYKPVPTDRSYLTKYLPKQEDLPPRSMQDSFLEGTIPLSSNDILQEKYITFLGHVRIGRLLEDMDIFAVLVAYKHIYAPTLPDDIASPYTLVTAAVDQIDFTDFVPKPNEDIKLSGHVSWVGRSSMEVVVWLEQMQHGTWHKITRALFLIAARDATCKKAAVVNQLVPCNDYEKQMLESGVSRKNRRRKNMQEHVSKVVPTAEEQQMIHDLYMSTVKEDDLSATSTKFPGGLVAMEKCTISNVIFSHPEDRNLHNTVFGGFIMRNATELAWILGFQYSKYRPYLRSISDISFDTAIAVNSLIQMEAVVNYSHLNFYQIIVFVKVLDPVKGQASKTNTFHFTFESPDRVKQVYPKSYHEAMLYVDGKRHFDLVMSGDHGSKVGDLIEKYKSNLVSKL
- the LOC123311080 gene encoding acyl-coenzyme A thioesterase 9, mitochondrial-like isoform X3; this translates as MYVVQMNYFRLFTSVKSKETKKLGIDHGYKPVPTDRSYLTKYLPKQEDLPPRSMQDSFLEGTIPLSSNDILQEKYITFLGHVRIGRLLEDMDIFAVLVAYKHIYAPTLPDDIASPYTLVTAAVDQIDFTDFVPKPNEDIKLSGHVSWVGRSSMEVVVWLEQMQHGTWHKITRALFLIAARDATCKKAAVVNQLVPCNDYEKQMLESGVSRKNRRRKNMQEHVSKVVPTAEEQQMIHDLYMSTVKEDDLSATSTKFPGGLVAMEKCTISNVIFSHPEDRNLHNTVFGGFIMRNATELAWILGFQYSKYRPYLRSISDISFDTAIAVNSLIQMEAVVNYSHLNFYQIIVFVKVLDPVKGQASKTNTFHFTFESPDRVKQVYPKSYHEAMLYVDGKRHFDLVMSGDHGSKVGDLIEKYKSNLVSKL
- the LOC123311080 gene encoding acyl-coenzyme A thioesterase 9, mitochondrial-like isoform X1; amino-acid sequence: MYRRSLVNLTKLIYQDLIKAKTDSRLPMRPLSNTSNLILPTIQDLKSKETKKLGIDHGYKPVPTDRSYLTKYLPKQEDLPPRSMQDSFLEGTIPLSSNDILQEKYITFLGHVRIGRLLEDMDIFAVLVAYKHIYAPTLPDDIASPYTLVTAAVDQIDFTDFVPKPNEDIKLSGHVSWVGRSSMEVVVWLEQMQHGTWHKITRALFLIAARDATCKKAAVVNQLVPCNDYEKQMLESGVSRKNRRRKNMQEHVSKVVPTAEEQQMIHDLYMSTVKEDDLSATSTKFPGGLVAMEKCTISNVIFSHPEDRNLHNTVFGGFIMRNATELAWILGFQYSKYRPYLRSISDISFDTAIAVNSLIQMEAVVNYSHLNFYQIIVFVKVLDPVKGQASKTNTFHFTFESPDRVKQVYPKSYHEAMLYVDGKRHFDLVMSGDHGSKVGDLIEKYKSNLVSKL
- the LOC123311080 gene encoding acyl-coenzyme A thioesterase 9, mitochondrial-like isoform X4, with protein sequence MNYFRLFTSVKSKETKKLGIDHGYKPVPTDRSYLTKYLPKQEDLPPRSMQDSFLEGTIPLSSNDILQEKYITFLGHVRIGRLLEDMDIFAVLVAYKHIYAPTLPDDIASPYTLVTAAVDQIDFTDFVPKPNEDIKLSGHVSWVGRSSMEVVVWLEQMQHGTWHKITRALFLIAARDATCKKAAVVNQLVPCNDYEKQMLESGVSRKNRRRKNMQEHVSKVVPTAEEQQMIHDLYMSTVKEDDLSATSTKFPGGLVAMEKCTISNVIFSHPEDRNLHNTVFGGFIMRNATELAWILGFQYSKYRPYLRSISDISFDTAIAVNSLIQMEAVVNYSHLNFYQIIVFVKVLDPVKGQASKTNTFHFTFESPDRVKQVYPKSYHEAMLYVDGKRHFDLVMSGDHGSKVGDLIEKYKSNLVSKL